From one Leptospira noumeaensis genomic stretch:
- a CDS encoding LIC10235 family protein — protein sequence MEPQKVGPGQIDKIAEDLKKDPEKSIGNYLFKGFRIQISKYKASGAERVQQLYKRRRAQGLCIVCGTKVTRKNPVTGILYRLCDTHRAEIDQKNKEKAKAKKGK from the coding sequence ATGGAACCACAAAAAGTAGGCCCAGGACAAATCGACAAAATTGCAGAGGATTTGAAAAAAGATCCTGAAAAATCCATTGGAAATTACCTTTTCAAAGGATTCAGAATTCAAATCTCTAAATACAAAGCTTCTGGTGCAGAAAGAGTACAACAACTCTACAAAAGAAGAAGAGCACAAGGTCTTTGCATCGTTTGCGGAACAAAAGTAACTCGTAAAAATCCTGTTACAGGAATCCTTTACAGACTTTGTGACACACACAGAGCTGAAATTGACCAAAAAAACAAAGAAAAAGCAAAAGCTAAAAAAGGAAAATAA